A window from Opitutia bacterium ISCC 52 encodes these proteins:
- a CDS encoding PhoH family protein, with protein MTSIEKTLKFQTPRVASQLYCGKPELLKEVEKQLSVNIVARENWIQVNGPEASVNQCETFFDFLDQARAQGMDIRKSDFDAVLQQVINGRTKALETLIKDPLVLKFPKRKIIPKTLNQKRYLEAIFKKEVVFGIGPAGTGKTYLAMAAAINALLKGEIEKIILTRPAVEAGEALGFLPGDLEEKITPYLRPLYDAIHDMLGKENAEKLMEKGVIEIAPLAYMRGRTLSKAYVILDEAQNTSPEQMMMFLTRLGDNSRMIVTGDITQIDLPRKQESGLRQITQILMHIPEIELFYFESFDVVRHPLVQKIIEAYEHFRSEGHPR; from the coding sequence ATGACGAGTATCGAAAAAACACTGAAGTTCCAAACTCCCCGCGTTGCCAGCCAACTGTATTGTGGAAAACCGGAACTATTGAAGGAAGTTGAGAAGCAACTTTCAGTGAACATTGTTGCCCGTGAAAACTGGATTCAGGTGAACGGTCCCGAAGCATCTGTGAACCAATGTGAGACCTTTTTCGATTTTCTAGACCAGGCACGTGCCCAGGGAATGGACATACGTAAGTCGGATTTCGACGCTGTTCTTCAACAGGTAATAAACGGCCGGACAAAAGCTCTCGAAACACTCATAAAAGACCCTTTGGTCCTAAAGTTTCCAAAACGAAAGATCATTCCTAAGACGCTGAATCAAAAGCGTTATCTGGAAGCGATTTTCAAAAAGGAAGTAGTTTTCGGAATCGGACCTGCCGGTACTGGTAAAACCTACCTGGCCATGGCCGCAGCCATCAACGCTCTGCTTAAAGGGGAAATTGAAAAGATCATCCTTACTCGCCCAGCTGTCGAGGCCGGTGAAGCCCTTGGATTCCTGCCAGGGGACCTGGAAGAGAAGATCACACCCTACCTCCGCCCTCTTTATGACGCCATTCATGATATGCTCGGCAAGGAAAACGCCGAAAAGCTCATGGAAAAAGGAGTCATTGAAATCGCGCCGCTGGCCTATATGCGGGGTAGAACCCTTTCTAAAGCCTACGTCATTCTGGACGAGGCCCAAAACACGTCACCGGAACAGATGATGATGTTCCTGACCCGCCTTGGAGACAACAGTCGAATGATTGTCACTGGCGACATAACACAAATTGATTTGCCCAGAAAACAGGAGTCGGGTCTCCGGCAAATCACTCAAATCCTGATGCATATACCCGAAATCGAGCTCTTTTATTTTGAGAGTTTTGATGTTGTGCGTCACCCACTTGTACAAAAGATTATCGAGGCTTATGAGCACTTTCGCTCCGAGGGTCACCCTCGCTGA
- a CDS encoding HIT domain-containing protein: MEYIETPEALKGKNPFVEIPKLENERESLLLYRGETGYLVLNRYPYNAGHLLALPYREVADLEDLAEEEKAEFLELIILAKQILTEALRPQGFNVGMNLGGAAGAGIPSHMHAHIVPRWDGDTNFMPVIGKTRVLPTSLEAMWERLKEATEALTSN, translated from the coding sequence ATGGAGTACATCGAGACTCCTGAGGCCCTGAAAGGGAAGAATCCTTTCGTAGAGATTCCCAAACTTGAAAATGAACGGGAATCATTGCTGCTGTACCGGGGGGAAACGGGTTATTTGGTCCTCAACCGATATCCATACAACGCAGGGCACCTTCTGGCACTGCCCTATCGTGAAGTGGCTGATCTTGAAGATTTAGCAGAGGAGGAAAAAGCTGAATTCCTGGAGCTGATCATTTTGGCGAAGCAAATCCTGACAGAAGCACTGAGGCCCCAAGGGTTCAATGTAGGCATGAACCTCGGTGGAGCCGCTGGCGCCGGTATCCCCAGCCACATGCATGCCCACATCGTTCCTCGTTGGGACGGAGACACAAATTTTATGCCCGTGATCGGCAAAACGCGCGTGTTGCCCACCTCGCTTGAGGCCATGTGGGAACGCCTAAAAGAAGCTACAGAGGCTCTGACATCCAACTAA
- a CDS encoding FAD-dependent oxidoreductase encodes MSDDKSLDEFLKSIEELDISYDMAPNPQEHSVFTGVTAEPLDFKTYAKDIPCQQACPAKTNVPAYIEAIAKGDPDKAYLINQEDNVFSGVLGRVCSRPCEDACRHNWTGTSGPVHICHLKRSASDYKENPPKPLPGWFEDTSKKVAIIGGGPAGLTAARELRRYGHNVTIYERDSMLGGMMVQGIPIFRLPRETVEAEVNAIIESGIDVKYNTNVDSVMLQGIIDENDAVLMAVGTVHPSNLKIPGLPGDGHTISGLKFMYDYNMGKIGDMRGQNVIIVGGGFTAVDCGRSCARAAKRLVGEEGSVTIVYRRTEAQMSADPDEINEIRLEEIEVETLMNPHSARTEDGKLVGVTFQRNSLDDSDSDGGKPKVHAIEDSEEEYPCDLLIMAIGQTRELKILPEGVSQTEGHDTTHEKVWMAGDFNYGSFDVITAVNDGKEVAKKIDTQLMGKERRKEHIGITMLDTNGETGRVRDHDIQFPPEMPKLPLFDRDGTSEVELGHTEDETLVQATRCYFCHYKFEINQDACIHCDWCIGVAPRDCINRVSRLFHDDDGAVTSSLEANLADEATYIWIDSNECVRCGKCLRICPTGAITMRKSEKCGCSTEEFEEKQKENVPYGVVKYDKY; translated from the coding sequence ATGAGCGACGATAAATCATTAGACGAATTTCTAAAATCCATTGAGGAGCTCGATATCTCCTATGACATGGCGCCGAATCCACAGGAGCACTCTGTGTTTACTGGAGTCACAGCGGAGCCCTTGGATTTCAAAACTTACGCCAAAGACATTCCCTGCCAGCAGGCCTGTCCCGCGAAGACCAACGTACCTGCTTACATTGAAGCGATTGCCAAAGGTGATCCGGACAAAGCCTACTTGATCAACCAGGAAGATAATGTGTTTTCGGGTGTGCTTGGACGCGTTTGCTCGCGCCCTTGTGAAGATGCCTGCCGTCACAATTGGACAGGCACATCAGGCCCGGTACATATCTGTCACTTGAAACGTTCGGCTTCAGACTATAAAGAAAATCCTCCCAAGCCATTACCTGGCTGGTTCGAGGATACTTCTAAGAAAGTCGCCATCATTGGTGGTGGCCCTGCCGGTCTAACCGCAGCGCGCGAACTGCGTCGTTATGGTCACAACGTCACCATCTACGAACGCGACAGCATGCTCGGTGGAATGATGGTTCAAGGGATTCCTATTTTCCGTCTTCCACGAGAGACCGTGGAAGCAGAAGTAAATGCCATTATCGAAAGCGGCATCGACGTGAAGTACAATACTAATGTCGATTCGGTGATGCTCCAGGGCATCATCGATGAGAACGACGCGGTATTGATGGCTGTTGGAACGGTTCACCCATCCAATTTGAAAATCCCTGGCCTGCCAGGAGACGGTCACACCATTTCCGGTCTGAAGTTCATGTATGATTACAATATGGGCAAGATCGGCGACATGCGTGGACAAAACGTTATCATTGTTGGTGGTGGATTTACTGCGGTTGACTGTGGACGTTCTTGCGCCCGGGCTGCCAAGCGACTGGTAGGTGAAGAAGGAAGTGTAACGATCGTGTATCGCCGCACGGAAGCCCAGATGTCGGCCGATCCGGACGAAATCAATGAGATCCGTCTCGAGGAAATCGAAGTTGAGACTTTAATGAATCCTCACTCAGCTCGCACGGAAGATGGCAAACTGGTAGGTGTTACTTTCCAGAGAAACTCCTTAGATGATTCCGATAGTGATGGAGGAAAACCAAAGGTTCACGCAATCGAAGATTCAGAAGAAGAGTATCCCTGCGACCTGTTGATCATGGCTATCGGTCAAACACGTGAATTGAAAATTCTTCCAGAAGGCGTAAGCCAAACGGAAGGCCACGATACCACCCATGAAAAAGTGTGGATGGCCGGTGACTTCAATTACGGCAGCTTCGATGTGATTACAGCTGTGAACGACGGCAAGGAAGTCGCTAAGAAAATCGACACCCAGCTCATGGGTAAGGAGCGACGCAAAGAACACATAGGCATTACTATGTTGGATACTAACGGTGAAACCGGACGAGTGCGTGATCACGATATCCAATTTCCACCCGAGATGCCGAAGCTTCCTCTTTTCGATCGCGATGGCACATCCGAAGTCGAACTCGGACATACGGAGGATGAAACGCTGGTTCAAGCTACCCGTTGTTATTTCTGTCACTACAAATTCGAGATCAACCAGGACGCCTGTATCCATTGCGATTGGTGTATCGGTGTGGCCCCTCGAGATTGTATCAACCGTGTATCCCGTCTTTTCCACGACGACGATGGCGCGGTAACCTCAAGCCTCGAAGCCAACCTGGCTGATGAAGCAACTTACATCTGGATCGACAGCAATGAGTGTGTTCGCTGTGGCAAGTGCTTACGCATCTGCCCAACTGGCGCCATCACCATGCGGAAGTCCGAGAAGTGTGGTTGCTCAACCGAAGAGTTCGAAGAAAAGCAGAAGGAAAACGTCCCTTACGGCGTAGTAAAGTACGACAAGTACTAA
- a CDS encoding nitrite/sulfite reductase, which translates to MQWTLGKRFVSEDEIIKEQGLFLDYDEIARKGAMTAEEKNISKWYGIYSSRHAGNHMARVVVPGGVLSSSQARRMCKIAEDYAQGKLAITTRQCIQLHWLKTPSLADMIRGLAEDSLSTFHGCGDVTRNVTACPLAETCQFKRFNVQPYVQETARVLTSMRDLDNLPRKFKITFSGCGAGCAQPYINCIGVVAVERKGVDGQTEHGFKVVIGGGMGWSPFIGKDLFSFVPPKKIVKVNRAIALLFRDYGDRRDRTMSRLKFVVYRKGIDECRRIVLQYLTDEGVSIEDIESEAFEETGVTYPDRPLLEENPVGTDGKVTVRAMIPKGELTHIAFKRFAELSEIYGNKKVYLTNRQNIEIHGVKPEKVEAITADIQAAGFSTEGFFGLRDIVPCVGTTYCPKAVTETRSLYDTLMPIVSQEKYKDIWDKAIINITGCPNSCSPYRITDIGFRGMRIREQMGSTQAYEMLVGGEHDRLGKKLGEFKTDDCPRVLEKILDTFLRVRKDDETLSECIHRMGL; encoded by the coding sequence ATGCAGTGGACACTAGGAAAACGATTCGTCAGCGAAGACGAAATCATTAAAGAACAGGGACTCTTTCTGGACTACGATGAGATCGCCCGTAAAGGGGCGATGACCGCTGAAGAGAAAAACATCTCCAAATGGTACGGGATCTACTCCTCCCGTCATGCAGGCAACCACATGGCTCGCGTGGTGGTTCCAGGAGGGGTGCTAAGCTCAAGTCAGGCCCGCCGGATGTGCAAGATCGCTGAAGATTATGCACAAGGTAAATTGGCCATCACAACCCGGCAGTGTATCCAACTGCACTGGTTGAAGACGCCTTCTCTAGCCGACATGATCCGTGGCTTGGCAGAAGACTCGCTCTCCACCTTCCACGGATGTGGTGATGTCACCCGTAACGTGACGGCATGCCCGCTGGCCGAAACCTGCCAGTTCAAACGCTTCAATGTCCAACCCTACGTGCAGGAAACAGCTCGCGTGCTCACCAGTATGCGGGACCTGGACAACCTACCAAGGAAATTTAAAATCACTTTCTCCGGTTGTGGAGCAGGCTGTGCTCAACCTTACATCAACTGCATCGGTGTCGTTGCAGTTGAGCGGAAGGGCGTAGATGGCCAAACTGAACACGGATTCAAAGTCGTTATCGGTGGTGGCATGGGCTGGTCCCCATTTATTGGGAAGGACCTGTTTTCATTCGTCCCACCTAAGAAGATCGTTAAGGTCAATCGGGCCATCGCCCTCCTCTTCCGTGATTACGGGGACCGCCGTGACCGGACGATGTCGCGTCTGAAATTTGTAGTTTATCGCAAGGGTATCGACGAGTGCCGTCGCATCGTTCTGCAATACTTGACTGACGAAGGTGTTTCTATCGAAGACATCGAATCAGAAGCATTTGAAGAAACGGGTGTTACTTATCCCGATCGTCCTCTACTTGAGGAAAATCCAGTGGGAACGGACGGTAAAGTAACCGTGCGCGCCATGATCCCCAAAGGAGAGCTGACGCATATCGCCTTCAAGCGATTCGCTGAACTTTCTGAAATTTACGGAAACAAAAAAGTTTACCTAACCAACCGTCAAAATATTGAGATCCACGGAGTAAAACCGGAAAAGGTGGAAGCCATTACGGCCGACATTCAAGCAGCCGGATTTTCAACCGAAGGTTTCTTCGGCCTCCGTGATATCGTACCTTGTGTAGGAACTACCTACTGCCCGAAAGCGGTTACCGAAACACGCTCTCTTTACGACACCCTGATGCCAATCGTGAGTCAGGAGAAATACAAAGACATTTGGGACAAGGCGATTATCAACATCACGGGTTGCCCAAACAGCTGCTCACCTTACCGCATCACCGACATTGGCTTCCGTGGCATGCGTATACGCGAACAGATGGGATCAACCCAAGCCTACGAGATGCTGGTTGGAGGCGAACACGATCGCCTTGGTAAAAAGCTAGGAGAATTTAAAACGGATGACTGCCCACGCGTGCTGGAAAAAATCCTGGATACCTTCCTCAGAGTAAGGAAGGACGACGAAACTTTATCCGAGTGTATTCACCGCATGGGGTTGTAG
- the cysK gene encoding cysteine synthase A, whose product MAIYNNLCEMIGNTSLVHLSKFSDGLPGHIIGKLEGYNPGWCVKDRIGLSMIEAAEKDGSLPEGGTIVEPTSGNTGIGLAMTAAVKGHKIILTMPSSMSIERRKMLLNLGAELVLTDADKGMPGAIHEAEMLTEKIPGAYMPQQFNNPANPQVHYDTTGPEIWNDTEGKVDIFVAGVGTGGTVSGVGLYLKEQNPDVQIIAVEPEESPVLSGGKMGPHMIQGIGAGFIPGAYNGDVVDEVIRIDSHEAIKTAQKLGTSEGLLVGISSGAAALAARQVASRPENKGKNIVVMQPDTGERYISTLLFYHD is encoded by the coding sequence ATGGCTATATACAACAATTTATGTGAGATGATCGGCAACACATCGCTGGTTCATCTATCCAAATTCAGTGACGGATTGCCCGGCCATATCATTGGCAAATTAGAAGGTTATAACCCGGGTTGGTGCGTAAAAGACCGCATCGGGCTGTCGATGATTGAAGCTGCTGAGAAAGATGGGAGCCTTCCTGAGGGCGGGACCATCGTCGAGCCGACTTCGGGTAATACAGGCATCGGTCTGGCCATGACCGCCGCCGTTAAAGGTCACAAAATCATTCTTACTATGCCCTCCTCCATGAGCATCGAGCGACGCAAGATGCTCTTAAACTTGGGCGCGGAATTGGTTCTAACCGATGCCGATAAGGGGATGCCTGGAGCAATCCATGAAGCGGAAATGCTCACTGAGAAGATTCCAGGAGCCTACATGCCTCAGCAATTTAACAACCCGGCCAATCCACAGGTCCACTACGACACCACTGGACCGGAGATCTGGAACGATACCGAAGGTAAAGTAGACATTTTTGTCGCGGGTGTTGGAACAGGTGGAACCGTTTCAGGAGTTGGACTCTATCTGAAGGAGCAAAATCCCGACGTCCAGATCATCGCCGTCGAGCCGGAAGAATCCCCCGTGCTAAGTGGCGGAAAAATGGGACCTCATATGATTCAAGGAATCGGAGCCGGATTCATTCCCGGAGCCTACAATGGCGATGTGGTTGACGAGGTGATTCGCATCGACAGTCACGAAGCGATTAAGACGGCCCAGAAACTCGGTACAAGCGAAGGTCTTCTCGTTGGTATTTCATCCGGAGCTGCAGCCCTGGCTGCACGCCAAGTCGCCAGTCGCCCCGAAAACAAAGGAAAGAACATCGTCGTCATGCAACCCGATACGGGGGAACGATACATTTCAACCCTCCTCTTTTATCACGATTAA
- a CDS encoding DUF1223 domain-containing protein yields the protein MHRISKFIAILSTVLLSVYNSAKGADPLIFQSTEERSQLLELFTSQGCSSCPPAERWINQFADYPGLWSEIVPVVYHVDYWDHLGWKDPFASKAFTQRQHAYAEERLIRQVYTPCFVSNGEEWRGYFSKDLLPKSKEIAGILQARAENGRLKVSYSEEQPLTLNVAILGLNVVTDVKSGENRGRKLEQQFVVLDHQSSFSKEGKWTLELPSIELSKAERFGIAIWVSKRGDFEPLQVTASWIDSHHFN from the coding sequence ATGCATCGAATAAGCAAATTCATCGCAATCCTGAGTACAGTACTTCTATCTGTATATAATTCAGCAAAGGGAGCAGATCCGCTCATCTTCCAAAGTACCGAAGAGCGAAGCCAGCTACTTGAGCTATTTACCTCTCAGGGGTGCAGCAGCTGCCCACCCGCCGAACGCTGGATCAATCAGTTTGCCGATTACCCAGGGCTATGGTCCGAAATTGTCCCTGTCGTATATCACGTGGATTATTGGGACCACTTGGGTTGGAAAGACCCCTTTGCATCCAAAGCATTTACGCAAAGGCAACATGCCTACGCTGAAGAGAGACTCATAAGGCAAGTCTACACTCCTTGCTTTGTATCCAACGGGGAAGAATGGCGGGGTTATTTCAGTAAAGATCTACTTCCAAAATCGAAGGAAATAGCGGGCATCCTTCAAGCTAGAGCGGAAAATGGTCGATTGAAAGTAAGCTATTCAGAAGAACAACCCCTGACCTTGAATGTTGCGATTCTAGGTCTGAATGTAGTGACAGATGTAAAGAGTGGTGAGAATCGAGGAAGAAAATTGGAGCAACAATTCGTCGTTCTTGATCACCAAAGCTCATTTTCAAAGGAAGGAAAATGGACCCTGGAATTGCCGTCGATAGAGCTATCAAAAGCAGAGCGATTCGGCATCGCAATTTGGGTATCGAAAAGGGGTGATTTTGAGCCGCTTCAGGTCACCGCTTCCTGGATTGATTCACACCACTTTAATTAG
- a CDS encoding DUF3500 domain-containing protein: MKQTSIFSVFLTLSLILSPLSSLVAVEATVSNMQTAAADFLDSLTTELKYRATFSMENEEERLNWHFIPKTGERKGVDLKDLNEEQEAKLWKLLSASLSAQGQEKVENIIDLEAVLFIKENKDHRDPELYYTAIFGEPKEGGTWGWRFEGHHLSLNFTVVNGKLLATAPNFWGANPAKVDVGPTTGFRALKQEEDLARAFIQSLPKEQQAVAIIAENAPRDIYTGANKTADPLSPKGLSTSDMTPEQRRGLKTVIDEYLNNMPEDVSQARQAVLRNAGVENISFAWAGPTEKGGKHYYRIQGPTFLIEYDNIQNQGNHIHAVWRDFDGDFGRDILREHHNHQH, from the coding sequence ATGAAACAAACATCTATATTCTCCGTTTTTCTCACCCTAAGTTTAATTCTTTCGCCACTTAGCAGCCTCGTTGCAGTCGAGGCCACGGTTTCGAATATGCAGACTGCAGCGGCTGATTTCCTCGATTCCCTAACGACTGAGCTCAAGTATCGCGCCACTTTCTCGATGGAGAATGAAGAGGAGCGGCTCAACTGGCACTTCATTCCCAAGACAGGCGAGCGCAAGGGTGTGGACCTAAAGGACCTGAACGAGGAGCAAGAGGCAAAACTCTGGAAACTACTCTCAGCCAGCTTGAGTGCCCAAGGACAAGAGAAAGTGGAGAACATCATCGATCTCGAAGCCGTACTCTTTATCAAGGAAAACAAGGATCACCGCGATCCGGAGCTTTATTACACCGCGATCTTCGGCGAACCTAAAGAAGGAGGAACCTGGGGCTGGCGATTCGAAGGACATCACCTGTCATTGAATTTTACTGTAGTGAATGGGAAGCTATTGGCGACGGCTCCCAATTTCTGGGGAGCCAACCCTGCTAAAGTGGACGTCGGTCCAACCACCGGCTTTCGCGCGCTGAAACAAGAAGAGGACCTTGCCCGAGCATTTATCCAATCGTTGCCCAAGGAGCAACAAGCTGTGGCCATCATTGCCGAGAATGCTCCGAGGGATATTTACACCGGCGCGAATAAAACAGCGGATCCTCTCAGTCCAAAAGGACTCTCTACATCCGATATGACTCCTGAACAAAGGAGAGGGCTCAAGACAGTGATCGATGAGTATCTCAACAACATGCCAGAGGATGTGTCCCAGGCCCGACAAGCCGTTCTGAGAAACGCAGGAGTCGAAAACATTTCCTTCGCCTGGGCTGGACCCACCGAAAAGGGCGGCAAACACTACTACCGGATCCAAGGTCCAACGTTCCTGATCGAGTACGACAATATCCAAAACCAAGGAAATCATATCCATGCCGTGTGGCGGGATTTCGATGGGGACTTCGGAAGAGACATTCTGCGCGAACATCACAATCACCAGCACTAG
- a CDS encoding YHYH protein, which translates to MALHTFTPVERQPFGVAINGVPFDPGTAEYWRGDMDSGWIYDALSGNINLGIDSSNGHVQPTGAYHYHGIPNGLVKLSDNSQGMILVGYASDGFPVYAFHGYNDPSDKKSALTKAKPSFKLKEGIRPDGPKGYYDGTFVQDWEYVEGYGDLDECNGRFGVTPEYPEGIYHYYLTETYPFIPRYTRGEPDPSFDRRGQHGRVRGLGR; encoded by the coding sequence ATGGCATTGCATACATTCACCCCGGTTGAGCGTCAGCCTTTCGGGGTAGCCATCAATGGCGTTCCTTTTGATCCTGGTACTGCGGAGTACTGGAGAGGCGACATGGATTCTGGGTGGATATATGACGCTTTATCGGGAAACATCAACTTAGGTATCGATTCCAGCAATGGCCACGTCCAACCGACTGGGGCTTATCACTACCATGGCATCCCCAATGGATTGGTTAAACTGAGCGATAACTCTCAAGGCATGATCCTCGTCGGGTATGCTTCGGACGGATTCCCGGTGTATGCTTTTCACGGATACAATGATCCTTCTGACAAGAAGAGTGCATTAACCAAGGCAAAACCCAGCTTTAAGCTCAAAGAAGGCATTCGTCCCGACGGACCGAAAGGGTATTACGACGGTACATTCGTCCAAGACTGGGAGTATGTCGAAGGATACGGTGACCTCGATGAATGCAATGGCCGCTTCGGGGTTACTCCGGAATACCCGGAGGGCATCTACCACTATTATTTGACCGAGACCTACCCCTTTATTCCGCGCTATACACGAGGAGAGCCCGATCCCAGCTTTGATCGCCGTGGGCAACACGGTCGAGTTCGCGGATTAGGTCGTTAG